One Synechococcus sp. JA-2-3B'a(2-13) genomic window carries:
- a CDS encoding sirohydrochlorin chelatase, whose protein sequence is MSSNPLVFLVCHGSRDPDYQQALADLLARVQQQLAPQPVELAQLEGQPLTLAEQIQGRLAAWLGAGRSPDQVVLLSLFMGEGSHVEEDLPAAVKQVQARWPRLPIRLTPPIGQHPALLDLLVARILAPQPSCSATLRQSGERADAWIVLGHGSRLPGFAAQLQAGIQTVQRRLPEIPLHVAFAAQSPTLEAVVIHCLRLSQCRLRVLPFFLFPGGLLRALQEQAQRLQREWPLLQIQVEPPLWRDPQLMQAIVETLQAFSPALE, encoded by the coding sequence ATGTCCTCCAATCCCCTGGTGTTTTTGGTCTGTCACGGCAGCCGGGATCCCGATTATCAGCAGGCTTTGGCAGATTTGTTGGCCCGGGTGCAGCAGCAGCTGGCTCCCCAGCCGGTGGAGCTGGCCCAGTTGGAAGGTCAGCCTCTCACCCTGGCCGAACAGATTCAAGGACGGCTGGCAGCTTGGCTGGGCGCAGGCCGATCTCCCGATCAAGTGGTGCTGCTGTCGCTGTTTATGGGCGAGGGATCCCATGTGGAAGAGGATTTACCGGCTGCGGTGAAGCAGGTTCAAGCTCGCTGGCCGCGCCTGCCCATCCGGTTAACACCCCCCATTGGCCAGCACCCGGCCCTCCTGGATCTGTTGGTGGCTCGCATTCTGGCTCCACAGCCCTCTTGCTCTGCAACGCTCAGGCAATCCGGCGAACGGGCAGATGCCTGGATTGTGCTTGGCCATGGCAGCCGTCTGCCGGGGTTTGCCGCCCAGCTCCAAGCCGGGATCCAAACTGTGCAACGGCGCTTGCCCGAGATCCCCTTGCATGTGGCTTTTGCTGCCCAGTCCCCCACCTTAGAAGCGGTCGTGATCCATTGCTTGCGCCTTAGCCAGTGCCGTCTACGGGTGCTGCCGTTTTTTCTCTTTCCAGGCGGTCTGCTGCGCGCCCTACAAGAACAGGCTCAGCGATTACAGCGGGAATGGCCTCTGCTCCAAATCCAGGTGGAGCCGCCCCTCTGGCGGGATCCTCAACTGATGCAGGCCATTGTGGAGACACTCCAGGCTTTTAGCCCGGCGCTGGAATAG
- the cobA gene encoding uroporphyrinogen-III C-methyltransferase: protein MGKVYLVGAGPGDPGLLTVKGKALLAHADVVIYDALVGSSILELIPPTAERIYAGKHCGAHTLPQEQITALLMEKARTAAVVVRLKGGDPFIFGRGGEEMLALVQAGIPVEVVPGITAGIAASAYAGIPLTHRDLSSSVAFVTGHEAAGKYRPQVNWRALAGAVETLVIYMGMHNLSHIAAELLAGGKAPDTPVALIRWGTTPEQEIHLLRLQTLAGQPSPVAPPSIVVVGAVVSLASLLPTLRPPVSYCSAALAQPESP, encoded by the coding sequence ATGGGCAAAGTGTATTTGGTGGGGGCAGGGCCTGGGGATCCAGGGCTGCTGACGGTGAAGGGAAAGGCGCTACTCGCCCACGCGGATGTGGTCATCTACGATGCTCTGGTGGGATCCTCCATCCTGGAGCTGATCCCGCCGACGGCAGAACGGATCTATGCTGGCAAACACTGCGGCGCTCACACCTTGCCCCAGGAGCAGATCACAGCCTTGCTGATGGAGAAAGCTCGGACGGCAGCCGTGGTGGTGCGGCTCAAAGGGGGGGATCCCTTCATCTTTGGGCGAGGCGGCGAGGAGATGTTGGCTCTGGTGCAGGCCGGGATCCCAGTGGAGGTGGTGCCGGGAATTACGGCGGGCATTGCCGCCAGCGCCTATGCCGGGATCCCTCTCACCCATCGCGACCTCAGCTCCTCAGTTGCTTTTGTTACCGGACATGAGGCGGCAGGGAAATACCGCCCTCAGGTCAATTGGCGGGCTTTGGCCGGGGCGGTGGAAACCCTGGTGATCTACATGGGCATGCACAACCTCAGCCACATTGCCGCTGAATTGTTGGCCGGAGGGAAAGCTCCCGACACCCCGGTTGCCCTGATCCGCTGGGGCACCACCCCTGAGCAAGAGATTCATCTGCTCCGCCTGCAGACTCTGGCTGGGCAGCCCTCGCCCGTAGCACCGCCTTCAATTGTTGTGGTGGGAGCGGTGGTCAGCCTGGCCAGCTTGTTGCCCACTTTGCGTCCGCCAGTCTCGTATTGCTCCGCAGCGCTTGCGCAACCGGAATCTCCATGA